The Littorina saxatilis isolate snail1 unplaced genomic scaffold, US_GU_Lsax_2.0 scaffold_346, whole genome shotgun sequence genome window below encodes:
- the LOC138957712 gene encoding uncharacterized protein: protein MKNVDCSQCSLQCNLKISTEQQRDIFEAFYGLKDYKRQKDFVCSHVAQQCTVTILDQKTNKPLEKKRAVSRKFFLTAGGEKAQVCKRFFLATLDVGHAYVQHALDNAKDGFFHGDDRRGKHQPSNKTAQSDSERVKKHICSFPSMESHYCRKNSNRKFLDSTLNVNRMYRLYTDECTEKDIQPVSSSMYRTIFNTEFNLSFHKPKKDQCLLCSSYLEAKRTNTLTDKLKSDYEEHQARKIEARKEKEKDKQLAQEDSTIETVTFDLESVLSTPCNQVSQTHYKRKLAFYNLTVFSLASKEGKCFTWDETQGKKGSCEIGTCLLSHMTSLSPQVKHVVLYSDTCTGQNRNQYVAAALPQHVQDSDTLQIIDQKYLESGHTQMECDTMHSTIEAAKKNVKVSIPDQWNTVIECARPKQPYTIQEIHHTDVLDLKHLAATNLRNTKTDVSGHRINWLKIKWLRYLKGDADTIFFKYRMTDPAFKMLKIRGASRRGRQTVCTRVSDIPRRYDTRLPVSAAKKSDLLDLCRLAIIPEKHHHFYHQLPSSSSAPDRLCQPDVTEQTDTSDDE from the coding sequence ATGAAGAATGTTGACTGCAGTCAGTGCAGTCTGCAATGCAACCTCAAAATTAGTACAGAGCAGCAGAGGGACATTTTTGAGGCGTTTTATGGTCTCAAAGACTACAAGCGCCAAAAGGATTTTGTGTGCAGCCACGTTGCACAACAGTgcactgtcacaattttagatcaaaaaacaaacaaacctttagAAAAGAAAAGAGCAGTCTCTCGAAAATTCTTTTTGACAGCAGGCGGGGAAAAGGCACAAGTCTGCAAACGTTTTTTCCTGGCAACACTGGATGTCGGTCACGCGTATGTCCAGCACGCCCTGGACAACGCCAAAGATGGCTTCTTTCATGGAGATGACAGGCGAGGTAAACATCAGCCCTCGAATAAAACAGCTCAATCAGATTCAGAACGAGTAAAAAAACACATTTGCTCGTTTCCATCAATGGAATCGCATTACTGCAGGAAAAACAGTAACAGAAAGTTCCTAGATAGCACTCTCAATGTGAACAGAATGTACAGGCTGTATACAGACGAGTGCACAGAAAAGGATATTCAACCCGTCAGCAGTAGCATGTACAGAACAATCTTTAATACGGAATTTAATCTTAGTTTTCACAAGCCCAAGAAAGACCAGTGCTTGCTGTGTTCCAGTTACCTTGAAGCGAAGAGGACCAACACTCTGACAGATAAACTGAAGAGTGATTACGAGGAACACCAGGCTCGAAAAATAGAAGCACGtaaagaaaaggaaaaggaCAAACAACTGGCACAGGAGGACAGCACAATAGAAACCGTAACATTCGACCTTGAGTCTGTACTGTCAACACCCTGCAATCAGGTGAGCCAGACGCACTACAAACGGAAGCTTGCTTTCTACAACTTGACAGTGTTCTCGCTAGCTTCCAAGGAAGGAAAGTGCTTCACTTGGGATGAGACACAAGGGAAGAAAGGTTCCTGTGAGATCGGTACCTGCCTCCTGTCTCATATGACATCCCTCTCACCTCAGGTAAAACATGTAGTGCTCTATTCAGATACCTGCACAGGCCAAAACAGGAACCAGTATGTTGCGGCAGCGTTGCCCCAGCATGTGCAGGACAGTGACACCCTCCAAATCATCGACCAAAAGTATTTGGAGTCTGGACACACTCAAATGGAATGCGACACCATGCACTCGACAATAGAAGCCGCAAAAAAGAATGTCAAGGTGTCGATTCCAGATCAGTGGAATACAGTGATTGAGTGCGCTAGACCCAAACAACCCTACACAATCCAGGAAATTCATCACACAGATGTGCTTGATTTGAAGCACCTGGCAGCAACAAACTTGCGGAATACCAAAACGGACGTCAGTGGACACAGAATTAACTGGCTGAAAATAAAATGGCTCCGGTACCTGAAAGGAGACGCTGACaccatttttttcaaatacaGGATGACTGATCCAGCATTTAAGATGCTCAAAATTCGAGGAGCCAGTCGTCGTGGTCGCCAAACAGTCTGTACAAGAGTGTCAGACATACCGCGTCGCTATGACACAAGGCTTCCCGTCTCTGCTGCCAAGAAGAGTGATCTGCTGGATCTGTGCAGACTGGCTATCATCCCAGAGAAACATCACCACTTCTACCACCAGCTGCCGTCCAGCAGCTCAGCTCCCGATCGCCTGTGTCAACCAGACGTGACTGAACAAACAGACACGTCTGACGATGAGTGA